CCTGACTTTGAGACGCGAATTGCAATCCTGAGCAAAAAGTGCCAGCTTGAAGGAACACCAGTGCCACAGCACATTTTAGAGTTCATAGCCTCAAAGATTGAGACAAACATAAGAGAGCTCGAAGGTGCTTTAAATAAGATCTTAGCATACTCAAAGCTGATGGCACCAGACAAGGAAATCACCTTAGAGCTTGCTGAAAAGGCCCTAAAAGAGTTTATAGACACAAACACCAAAAAAGAGCTCACAATTGAAGATATTCAAGCAGAGGTTGCAGGTTATTTTAATATCAAACTGGAAGACTTTAAATCATCAAGAAGGTCTCGAAATGTAGCATTCCCACGCCAAATAGCAATGTACTTAGCAAGAGAGCTCACAAATGTATCCTTGCCTAAAATAGGGGAAGCCTTTGGCGGAAAAGACCACACAACAGTACTTCACGCTTGTGAAAAAATAAAAGAACTTATCAACAAGGATACTAACATAAGAAATACTGTGGAAAACCTAAAAAAACGACTTATCAACAGAGAATAAACAACTGTGGATAACTTATGTGTGAATTTGATTTTTCACATGTGAATTTAGTTGAAAAATACTTAAATTATCCACAATGTTGTTAAGTCTCTCAAATTCACATTTTTCAAGGACTTGCACACATTTTTAACTTATCCACAGGTATTATTAGCTACTACTACTGGTAGAGTTTTATTTAAGCCTGCGTGCAAATACCCCCAATAAAAGAGGAGGGAATAAAAATGAGATTTGTTGTGGATAAAAGCACTCTGCAAGATAATATTTCCAAGGTAATACCTGCTGCAGCATCAACAAAGGTAACATCCATTTTAGAGTGCGTATTAATTGAAGCAGAAGATGTGGTTGTATTTACCACAAACGATATGAAAATGCAAATGCAAACAGAGTTTCAGGCAGAGATTTTAGAAAGAGGAGCAGCACTTGTCAAGGCAAAGCTTCTATCTGATATTGTAAAAAAGCTTCCTTCTGGTGACGTTGAAATAATAAGAGAGGACAACGAAGTAAAAATCAGGTGTCAGAAGATAGAATTTAGGCTCCCAACTCTTGACCCACTTGACTTTCCAAAGATGGACAGAAAGCCAATTGATAGCTTTTGTGAGTTTGCAGCAAACGAGTTTGAGGACGCAATGGACAAGGTTATATTTGCAACATCTAAGGATGAGACAAGGCCTACCTTTACAGGGGTGCTTTTCGAAAGAGAAGGCGATGTTATAAACCTTGTCGGGATGGACGGGCACAGGCTCGCAATTTGCAAGTTAAAACCAATTGAAGTAGACGGCGAGTTTTCAAAGATTGTGCCAGCTGAGAACTTAGATGATATAACAAAGATAATAGACATTGAAGAAGCAGAAAAGGTAAGAGTTTCGTTCTTTGAAAATCAGGCTCTGTTTGAGATAGGCTCGACCAGCGTCATTGTAACCCTCATATCAGGTAGATTTTTTGACTATAAAAATGTCATTCCGACAGAGTATTCAACAAAGATTTCAATCTCAGCAGATGTTTTAGAGAGCACACTTGAAAGAGCATCAATTGTTTCAAAGGATGAGAAAACAAATGTCCAAGCTGTTATATTTGAGGTTTCTGGTATGATGTTCAGGGTCATGTCATATTCAACAGATGGAAGATACGAAGAAGATGTTCTTTGCGATGTTGAAGGAAAAGACATCAGAATTGGGTTTAATGTTAAATACTTTTTAGATGTTCTAAAGGTTTTAGATGGAGGAGTAGACATTTACATTACATCACTTACAAGCCCGAGCGTTGTAAAGCAGCAAGGGGATGAGGGCTACATCTATCTTGTGCTTCCTGTTAAGATGCCAGAATAAGCTTTTTTGATTTGGGGTTTTGAAAAGATGATAATAAAGAGTATTTACCTTGAAAATTTTAGAAATCATAATGAAAGGTTTTTTGAGTTCAAAGATGGAATAAATTTGATTTTAGGTAAAAACGCCTCAGGAAAGACAAACCTTCTTGAGGCTATATATTTTTGTCTTTGTGGAAAGTCTTTTAAATCAAAGGATACAAATCTCATCAGTTTCGATAGCGAATATTTTAAGCTTGAAGCAAGTGTTTTAGCAAATGACGTTGAATATGGTATATTATGCTATGTAGACAGGCTCGGTCAAAAGAGAATAATGATAAATGAGAAGAAAATAAATAGGCTATCCGAGCTTATAGAAAAATTCAAATTTGTATATTTTGAGCCAGATTCGACAGAGCTTATAAAGCAAGACCCAAAGGTGCGACGAAAGTTTTTGGACATGGAGGTTGCAAAACTATACCCTTACATGATAAAAACCTTTCAAGACTATCAAAAAGCCTTGATGAGCAGAAACGCTTTTTTGAAAAGTTATGATAAAAAGGATATAATAGATGTGTATGATATTGAGCTTTCTAAATTGGGTTGTCAGATATTAAAAAAAAGAGAAGAGATAATAAAGAGGTTGTCTGAGGCAACAAAAGAGATTTGGTACAAAGTGTTTGAAGACAAAAGCACAATTGACATCGTCTTCAGACCCTCAATTCCATCATCAAGTGAAGAAGAGTATTACAGCCAGCTTAAGAAGCAGTTTGAAAAGGATGTCCAGATGGGGTTTACAACCAAAGGTGTTCACAGAGATGATTTTGATGTTTTTATAAACGGCCAAAATGCAAAAGAATATGCCTCAGAAGGCCAAATTAAGTTTGCATGCATTGCAATCTCTCTTGCATCTGCAAAGCTTTTTGAAAAACCAGTTTTGCTTTTAGATGATATATTCTCAGAGCTTGACAGTGAAAAAAGAAAAAATGTTTTAAAGCTTTGTAAAGATTATCAAGCAATTATAACCTCTGCAGATGAGAAAGACAGTTTAGTAAAAACAGGGCTTTTGAGCCATGATATAAATCTCATTCAACTTTAAATCTTCTTTTAAAAAATCCATAGGGATGTGAAGGTATGTTCGCTCATATAGGTGAGGATTATGTTGTAAACAGTTCAGAGCTTCTTTTGATAATGAACTACGACATTTTTATGAGCTCTGAAGATAACTTGAGAATTTTGGAAAGTCTTAAAAACGAAGATAGGCTTGTTGTCATAAACGATGATTTGAAAAAGTCAATTATAATCCTTGAGATTGATGGAAGGCTGTATGCTATTGTCTCTCCTGTGTCCTCAACAACAATTGCAAAAAGGTTTTTGAATTTTAATTACTATGTAGACAACTACTTAGATGAAAGTTAAAGGTCATTTTATTTTTATTCAAAATTCTATTTTTGGAAGGTGATATGAAGTTGGCTACAACAAAAAATCCAAATCAAGAATATACTGCAAGTGAAATACAGGTTTTAGAAGGGCTTGAAGCTGTAAGAAAACGTCCTGGAATGTATATAGGTTCAACATCCCAGCGAGGTCTTCATCACTTGGTATATGAGATTGTTGACAATGCAATTGACGAGGCAATGGCAGGGTTTTGCAAAAACATTGATGTTACTATTCACAGGGACAATTCTGTAACTGTATTAGACGATGGACGAGGAATTCCTGTTGACATTCATCCAAAACTTCAAAAAAGCGGTGTTGAGGTAGTATTTACAGTACTTCACGCAGGTGGAAAGTTCAATGAAAGTGTGTATAAAGTGTCTGGCGGTCTTCATGGTGTTGGTGCATCTGTTGTTAATGCACTCTCAAGATACTTAGAGGTTGAAGTTTACAGAGACGGCAATATATATTATCAAAAGTATGAAAGAGGAAAGCCAGTTTGTGATTTAAAGGTAATTGGTCAGACACAACGGACAGGTACAAAAGTTACATTCTTGCCAGACGATGAGATATTTGAGACAATTGAGTTTGACGCAGACGTTTTGCTGCAGCGTCTTCGTGAGCTTGCGTTTTTAAACAAAGGGATAAGGATAACATTTACTGATGAGAGAGAAAAAAATCCAAAGACAATTGAGCTAAAGTACGATGGCGGTATTGCAGAGTTTGTAAAGTTTTTAAACCGAAACAAAGAGGTTTTGCACCCAGAGCCAATTTACATTGAGGGCGAGAAAAACCAAATCTTGGTTGAGGTTGCAATCCAATACACAGACCAGTTTGGTGAGAACATTTACTCATTTGCAAACAACATAGCGACAATAGACGGTGGTACACACTTAGTTGGCTTTAAAGCTGCTGTGACAAAGGCTGTGAACGAGTATGCAAAAAAATACAACTTTGTAAAAGGAGATAACCAGCTTTTGGGTGAAGACATAAGAGATGGCATGACAGCGGTTGTGTCTGTTAAGATTCACGAGCCGCAATTTGAAGGCCAGACGAAAACAAAGCTTGGAAACAGCGAGGCACGCTGGGCAGTTGAAAATTTAGTTTCTGAAAAGCTTGCAGCATTTTTAGAAGAAAATCCTGATGTGTCAAAAAAGATAATAGACAAGGCACTCTTGGCGGCAAAAGCGCGCGAAGAGGCAAAAAAGGCAAGAGAGCTTGTTATAAAAAGAAAATCTGCTTTAGACAGCTCAAACCTTCCAGGAAAACTTGCAGACTGTTCAGAAAAAGACCCTGAAAAGTGCGAGATATTCATTGTTGAGGGTGACTCTGCAGGTGGTTCTGCAAAGCAAGGACGAGATAGGCGTTATCAGGCAATCTTGCCGCTTTGGGGTAAGATGCTAAATGTCGAGAAAGCAAGCCAGGACAAGATTTATTCAAACGACAAGCTTCTTCCTTTAATTCAAGCGTTGGGGGTTGGTGTTGGAAATGACATTGACCTTAAAAAACTCAGATACCACAAGATAATTATCATGGCAGATGCTGATGTTGATGGTTCTCATATAAGGACACTGCTTTTGACATTCTTCTACAGATACATGAGACCTCTTATTGAAAATGGGCACATTTACATTGCCCAGCCACCACTTTACAAGATAACAAAAGGAAAACAGGTTCGATATGCGTATAACGACAAAGAGCTTCAGAAAATCTTGCAAGAGATGAAGGATGCCCAGGTTCAGCGATTCAAAGGTCTTGGTGAGATGAACGCAGAAGAGCTGTGGGAGACTACAATGGACCCTGCAAGGAGGATTCTTTTGAGAGTTGAGCTTGAAGATGCTGTCATGGCAGAGGAGATCTTCACAATTTTGATGGGCGAGAAGGTCGAACCGAGAAGAGAGTTTATTGAGAAAAATGCTAAGTATGTAAGGAATTTGGATATATAAAATTTGATGAGAAGGTGCAAAAATGAGATTTTTAATAGTCTTTTACTCTTTAACAGGAAACTCAAGAAAAGTGGCACAGGCATTGTCAAAGGTGTTGAGATGTGAAATTGTTGAAATTAAAGAATCTTCAAGTAGAAAGAGTATATTTGGTTTTTTGAGGTCTGGATATGAAGCAATCACAAAGAAAATAGTTCCTATTGAAGATATTGATAAAGATTTTTCAAAATATGATCATGTAATAGTGGTATCTCCTATTTGGGCTGGTAATTTGCCAAGTCCAGTAAGGAGTTTTTTAAAAAGGTATTTGGTTTTTATAAAAAATATCAGTTTTATTTTTACTCTTGCATCTGAAAAAGAAGTTGATGTTATAAATGTTTTTGAAAAAGATTTTGGCAAAAAGAGCTTATATTGTATGAGCATTTCTAAAAAGAAAATTCAATCTCAAGAATTTGAAAAAGCTGTTAACGAGTTTGCTCAGAAGATTAAAATAGAATAGTCACTTACTTTTAAAGGAGGCTTTTTAAAAGCATGGAAGAGCTGGATTTCAGGATAATTCCTGTTGAGATACAAGAAGAAATGAAACGAAGCTATATAGACTATGCAATGAGCGTAATTGTGTCCCGTGCGCTGCCAGATGTTCGCGATGGTCTAAAACCTGTTCACAGAAGAATACTTTATGCAATGAACGAGATAGGTCTTACACCTGACAAGCCTTACAGAAAGTCTGCAACAGTTGTGGGGCATGTTTTGGCTAAATACCATCCACACGGCGATGCAGCTGTGTACGAAAGCCTTGTTCGAATGGCACAGGACTTTTCCATGCGCCACCCTCTTGTTGACGGGCATGGAAATTTTGGATCGATTGACGGTGACCCACCTGCTGCTATGCGTTACACAGAAGCGCGTATGAGCAGAATTGCGGTGGAGATGCTTCGTGATATTGAAAAAGAAACAGTCGATTTTATGCCAAACTTTGATGAGTCTGCAAAAGAGCCAAAGGTTTTGCCATCGCGTTTCCCAAACCTTTTGGTAAATGGCAGCCAAGGTATTGCAGTTGGTATGGCAACAAACATTCCACCGCACAACTTGGCAGAAGTTGTAGATGCAATTGTGTACATGCTTGACCATCCAGATGCTACCTTAGATGACATTATGAAGATAATTAAAGGGCCTGATTTTCCAACAGGTGGATTTATAATCGGCAAAAAGGGGATAAAAGAGGCATATTCAACTGGTAAGGGCAAGATTGTGGTGCGTGCAAAGACTACGATTGAGCAGACATCTAAGGGAAGACAGAGAATAGTTGTAACAGAGCTTCCTTACATGGTAAACAAGGCACGACTTATCGAAAAGATTGCTGAGCTTGTGCGGGACAAGAAGATTGAAGGAATTTCAGATATAAGAGATGAGACTGACAAAGAGGGCTTGAGGATTGTAATTGAGATAAAGAAGGATGCCGATGCAAATGTTGTGCTAAAACAGCTTTACAAGAACACCCAACTGCAAGACACATTTGGAATAATAATGCTTGCGCTTGTTGACAATCAGCCAAAGGTCCTGACTCTTTTGGATATGCTAAACTACTACATTGAACATCAAAAGGATGTAATTGTAAGGCGAACAAAATATGACCTCAAAAAAGCTGAAGAAAGGGCTCACATCTTAGAAGGGCTCAAAAAAGCACTTGACCACATAGATGAGATTATCTCAATCATTCGTTCATCAAGGACAGTAAATGAGGCAAAGGAAAGGCTAATTGAAAGATTTGAATTTACAGAGGTCCAAGCGCAGGCAATACTTGACATGAGACTGCAACGCCTCACTGGCCTTGAGAGACAAAAGATTGAAGAAGAGCTTGCGGAGCTTCTTAAGATGATTGAGTACTACAAAAACGTGCTTGCAAACGAGGCAATGGTAAAAGAGATTATCAAAAAAGAGATTTTAGAGATAAAAGAAAAGTACAAGGATGAGAGAAGGACAAAGATAATTCAAGATGAACAAGAAGATTTTGAAGAAGAAGAACTTATCCAAGAACAAGACACAGTAATTACACTTACACACTTTGGATACATCAAAAGACTTCCACTTGACACATACAAGAGCCAGAAAAGAGGCGGCAAGGGCATAACAGGAATCTCAACAAGAGAAGAGGACTTTGTTGAAGAGGTATTTGTCACAACAACTCATCACTACATCTTGTTCTTTACAGACAAAGGAAAAGTGTATAAGCTCAGAGCATATGAAGTGCCAGAGGCATCAAGACAGGCAAAAGGCACGGCAATTGTCAATCTCATTCAGATTGGCAAAGATGAAAAAATCACAGCTTGCATGACTGTGAAGGACTTCAAAGAAGGCTTCTTGATGATGTGCACCAAAAACGGAACAATCAAAAAGGTGCTTTTGAGCGAGTTTGAAAATACAACAAAGGCAGGCAAAAAAGCAATAACTTTGTCTGAGGATGACTGCCTGATTGATGTAAAACTCACATCTGGCAATGACGAGATTGTTCTTGTTTCAAGCGGAGGGTATTGTGTTGTTTTCAATGAAAATGATGTAAGAGTTATGGGAAGGTCAGCCCAAGGCGTCAAGGGTATGACCCTTGAAGATGGCGACTTTGTTGTTGGAATGGAAAAGGTAAGCGATGGCAAGTACCTTTTGTGCGTAACAGAAAACGGTTTTGGAAAAAGAAGCGATATTGAGGAGTACAGGAAAACAAAACGCGGCGCAAAAGGAGTTTTGACATACAAGGTCACAGAAAAGACGGGCAGAATTGTTGATATTAAGATGGTAAATGACAATGATGAGATAATGCTGTGCTCAACAGATGGAGTGTTTATTAGGCTTGAAATAGATCAGGTGCCAATTCAAGGAAGGTCAACCCAAGGTGTTAAACTCATGCGAATAGACGGCGATAGCATAAAGGTGTCGTCAATTGCAAGGGTTAGAGAGGAAGAATAATAAAAAGGGTGGCTGTCAGAGTTTTAGGTAAGTTTTTTAAGATGGCAGCCAATTTTTTTTTATTGTGAGGGGTATAAATAATTATAGATGTGGAAATAAAAAAAAGGAATTATTTTTATAAACCTCTGTGAAAGGAGAAAAGTATATGATACCTTTAAAAGACACAATTCCAAGCAGGGAAAAACCTTTTGTGACCTGGACAATTATATTGGTAAATGTTTTTGTATTCTTGTACCAGGTATCACTGCCTCAAGCCAAGGCAGAGGAGTTTGTGTTCAGATATGGATTTATTCCAGAAAGGTTTACCTACTATCTTCAACATGGACTTTTGTTTGCAGTCACAGCTTCAGTCGGTTCAATTCTAACATCTATGTTTTTGCACGCAAGCTGGATGCACCTGATTTCCAACATGTGGAGCCTATGGCTTTTTGGCGACAATGTGGAGGACAGAGTAGGGCACTTTAGGTTTTTGATATTCTACATTTTGAGTGGAATTGTAGCATCACTTACTCACTGGTTTTTCAATGCAACATCTTCCATTCCAACAGTTGGGGCATCAGGTGCAATCTCTGGTGTAATGGGTGCATATTTTTTGATGTTCCCACTGTCAAGAATTGTAACTTTAATTCCAATTGGGTTTATTCCACTTTTTATTGAGATTCCAGCAATCATTTTCCTTGGATTTTGGTTTTTGTCACAGGTCTCATCTGGGATATTAGAACTATTTGGACCTGTATTTGGAAGCGGCATTGCATGGTGGGCCCATATAGGGGGATTCTTATTTGGTATGCTTACTATCAATATGTTTAAGAAAAAATATAGAAGATACAACAACTTCTTTGACGATGAGATTTTCTATTACAGATACTTTTAATAATAGACTACTAAAGGAGGAACGAGTATGAGTTTTTGGGATATATTAATACTGTATCTAATTATTACATCTATTCAGCCTGTGATGAAGCAAAGGATGATTGAATCTGCAAGGCAAAAGATGATTGCAAAGATAGAGAAAAAAAGAGGCTCAAGAGTTATTTTGCTTGTCCACAGGCAAGAAACAATGAGTTTTTTAGGCTTTCCCATCTATAAATATATTGACATAAACGACTCAGAAGAGGTAATTCGAGCAATCTCAATGACAGACCCCTCTGTGCCACTTGATATTATCCTTCACACACCAGGTGGCCTGGTTTTAGCATCCCTTCAGATTGCAAGAGCCATAAAGCGCCATAAAGGCAAGGTCACAGTCCATGTTCCTCACCATGCAATGTCAGGTGGGACGCTGATTGCTTTGGCAGCAGATGAGATAGTCATGGCTCCAGATGCGGTTTTAGGACCTGTTGATCCACAAATTGGTGAGTTTCCAGCAGTTTCGATTCTGGAAGTTGTGAAGCAAAAGCCAATGACAGAGATAGATGATAGAACATTGATTTTAGCTGATGTTGCTAAAAAGGCTATAAGACAGACAAAGGATGCAGTTTTAGAGCTTTTGAGCGGAAACTACCCAGACGATGTTGCAGAGAACATCGCAAAAGAGCTTGTTGAAGGTAAGTGGACGCACGACTATCCAATCACCTATGAAAAGGCAAAAGAGCTTGGATTAAAGGTAAGGTGTGATATAGACAAAGAAATTCAGCAGCTCATGAGCCTATATCCTCAGCCTGTTGTGAAAAGGTCATCTGTTGAGTATTTGTGGTATCCAAAGGGGAAGTAAAAGCTCATATAAGTAAGTATTTTTGGTTGCAGACCAGGTAAACATCATGGCTTACAGCAACAGAGCTGAGTATATAATCTCAATTTTCCACAATGAGGTCAACCTTGCAAAGGTATTTGGGAAGAAACTGGTTATTTCTGTTGAAACAGGACCCACTTCTGAAGGCGATTATGTAACATTTTACCAAGAAGAATATTAATACATGATGAATGAGTTGCAAGAGTTTGTAAGCTACTTTAAAACAGTGGAGCAAATTTGGGCATAGCGATACATTTATTTGGTCAATCTTTTGAGATAACAAAGCAATCAAGAGGAGAAAAAACAAAAAAGCTGGTACATCACGTACCAGCTTTTTTTACTAATTTCAATCCCCAAAGGGTAGGCTACAAACTACAGCTACTATGATAACGGGAACTTAACGACTTGGTTTCAATCCCCAAAGGGTAGGCTACAAACAATGCTGGATTCAGACCAGCACTATTGGAGAAAAGACGTTTCAATCCCCAAAGGGTAGGCTACAAACTTTCCTTGTAGTATTTCTTCCTATCTGCCATAAGGTGTTTCAATCCCCAAAGGGTAGGCTACAAACCAATATGTATCACCAATATTTACCCATAAAGTACCGTTTCAATCCCCAAAGGGTAGGCTACAAACAGAAATAAAGGAATTGTTTTTATTACAATACGAAAAGTTTCAATCCCCAAAGGGTAGGCTACAAACCATTAGTTAAAGAACTTTTAGATGAAAATGAAATATGTTTCAATCCCCAAAGGGTAGGCTACAAACTCTGTAATTGCAGTATTTATTTGTATTGCATAATTTTGTTTCAATCCCCAAAGGGTAGGCTACAAACCTAAGCTGCATACCACTCTTCAGCTGCTCGCTCAGCGGTTTCAATCCCCAAAGGGTAGGCTACAAACTGGTGAGAAGATGAAGCTGACGATGGATTTCTTTGTAGGTTTCAATCCCCAAAGGGTAGGCTACAAACGGGCGGTGGGAACCGCTCTATTTTTTTTGAAAGGGGTGTGTTTCAATCCCCAAAGGGTAGGCTACAAACTTACGAAAATGTAATACAAATTTTGTGCAAGTTGCTCAGTTTCAATCCCCAAAGGGTAGGCTACAAACACGTTAGAAAGCTTAGTTTTATTATATCAACTTTATGCAAAGGTGTCAATGTTTTTATTTTAGTACACCATATCAAAATGCCACTCAAATAAGAAGTACCAAGGTTTCGATCCCCATAAAACCCTTCCGTCTATCCAGCTGTTGCCAGCAATCCAGACGAACCCTTACCACATCTTGATGAAACCGTATACAAATCAAACCTCAAAAATTTTGCACTGGAGATCGACGGAAGTGACTTTTAGTCAAAGTAAATATATATTCATATCTTTTTGAATAAAATTGATTTGGACCAATAATGTTAAAAAGTAAAAAACCTTAAGAGATGAAATTAAAAATATTCGATTAATCGAGGATATAAAGCCTTATGTGAGCTCTTAGAGGTTCTTTTAATGAATGCTAAAATCTGCTCACTTGTATCTTTTTGTTTATTGATAGAATATAATAATTTTCTGGGTATATATAGATATGTTGAACAAAATAAAAATCAATGAAAGGAGAGAACAAAATAAAGTGAAAAGAAAAAGTCGCGTACTTATAATCATCTTAGTAGCAATAGCTTTTGTTTTGCTCTATCTTTTTTCAGTATACAACAGCCTTGTTAAAGCTGAAGAAAACGTAAAAAGTAAGTGGAGTCAGGTGGAGAATCAGCTTCAAAGAAGAGCAGATTTAATTCCTAACCTTGTAAACACAGTAAAAGGTTATGCAAAGCATGAAAAGGATATCTTCGAAAAGCTTGCAGAAGCAAGGTCAAAACTGATAAACTCTTCAACAGTTGAGGACAAAGTAAAAGCAAATGAAGAGCTTTCTAATGCACTTTCAAGGCTTTTGGCGATAGTTGAAAACTACCCTGACCTCAAAGCTGACCAAACCTTTATTACACTTATGGATGAGCTATCTGGCACAGAAAACAGAATAGCTGTTGCAAGAAAAGACTACAACGATGCGGTAAGAAGCTATAACACAAAGATAAAAGTCTTCCCGAATGTAATTATTGCGCGCATGTTTGGATTTGAAGAAAAACCATATTTCAAAGCGGAAGCAGAGGCTCAAAAAGTTCCCACAGTTGATTTTTCAAAGTAAAAAGGTGGAGAGGTAGAAATGCTAAACACACTTAAAGCCAGAAAAAATTTTTATTTAGCCTTTATATTCTTAATGCTTTTTTTGCTCATTGTATTTTTGCCGCTATATAGCTTAGCAAGTATTCCGCAAAAGCCAGCTGAAAATAGCTATGTCTTTGACTATGCAAACCTCATAGATGATTCCGACGAAGATCAGATGAGAGCTTTGGCAAAGAAAATAGAGGATAGCACATCTGCAGAGATTGTAGTTGTTACTGTTGAAACTTTGGGAAACTACACGATAGAGGAATATGCTCTAAACCTTTTTAGAAAATGGGGAATTGGGAACAAAGAAAAAGACAATGGCGTTTTGATTTTAGTGAATAAAGAAAACCTTCTTGCAAATAAAAAAGGAAAGATAAGAATAGAAGTTGGTTATGGCTTAGAAGGTGCAATCCCAGATGGCAAGGCAGGGAGAATTTTAGACACATATGCAATTCCAGCGTTTGAGAACAAAGAATACTCAAGAGGGATAAAGGATACATTCTATGCAGTTGCAAGTGAGGTCGCAAAGGAGTATAACCTGAATTTAGATGAACTTCAAGGGTACGGCGATGCACAAACAATAGATAATAACTCTACAGCTGAAGATGACAGTGAACTGAAACTTCCAGATGCAATAGCAATTATAGTCTTTGTAATAATTTTTGTTTTTATCTCTTTAAAATCCCGTAGAAAAGGCAGCTGGTGGTACAGAGGTCCATGGGATGGTTTTGGCGGTGGCTTTGGCGGCGGTTCATCTGGTGGTGGCTTTGGCGGTTTTGGTGGTGGCTCTTCTGGCGGTGGCGGTGCAAGCAGGTAAATCTTATTACTCCAGTACCGCCTTTTTGTTTACATGAGGCAAAGGAGACAAACCCAAAAAGTGCTTTAAAGGCTTTGCAAACTTCAGATACAAATGGTGTTGTTACTTCCTGAAAATTGGCGAACAATACTTTGATTTG
This Caldicellulosiruptor changbaiensis DNA region includes the following protein-coding sequences:
- a CDS encoding LemA family protein — translated: MKRKSRVLIIILVAIAFVLLYLFSVYNSLVKAEENVKSKWSQVENQLQRRADLIPNLVNTVKGYAKHEKDIFEKLAEARSKLINSSTVEDKVKANEELSNALSRLLAIVENYPDLKADQTFITLMDELSGTENRIAVARKDYNDAVRSYNTKIKVFPNVIIARMFGFEEKPYFKAEAEAQKVPTVDFSK
- a CDS encoding rhomboid family intramembrane serine protease codes for the protein MIPLKDTIPSREKPFVTWTIILVNVFVFLYQVSLPQAKAEEFVFRYGFIPERFTYYLQHGLLFAVTASVGSILTSMFLHASWMHLISNMWSLWLFGDNVEDRVGHFRFLIFYILSGIVASLTHWFFNATSSIPTVGASGAISGVMGAYFLMFPLSRIVTLIPIGFIPLFIEIPAIIFLGFWFLSQVSSGILELFGPVFGSGIAWWAHIGGFLFGMLTINMFKKKYRRYNNFFDDEIFYYRYF
- a CDS encoding SDH family Clp fold serine proteinase; this encodes MSFWDILILYLIITSIQPVMKQRMIESARQKMIAKIEKKRGSRVILLVHRQETMSFLGFPIYKYIDINDSEEVIRAISMTDPSVPLDIILHTPGGLVLASLQIARAIKRHKGKVTVHVPHHAMSGGTLIALAADEIVMAPDAVLGPVDPQIGEFPAVSILEVVKQKPMTEIDDRTLILADVAKKAIRQTKDAVLELLSGNYPDDVAENIAKELVEGKWTHDYPITYEKAKELGLKVRCDIDKEIQQLMSLYPQPVVKRSSVEYLWYPKGK
- a CDS encoding TPM domain-containing protein; its protein translation is MLFLLIVFLPLYSLASIPQKPAENSYVFDYANLIDDSDEDQMRALAKKIEDSTSAEIVVVTVETLGNYTIEEYALNLFRKWGIGNKEKDNGVLILVNKENLLANKKGKIRIEVGYGLEGAIPDGKAGRILDTYAIPAFENKEYSRGIKDTFYAVASEVAKEYNLNLDELQGYGDAQTIDNNSTAEDDSELKLPDAIAIIVFVIIFVFISLKSRRKGSWWYRGPWDGFGGGFGGGSSGGGFGGFGGGSSGGGGASR